The following coding sequences are from one Mugil cephalus isolate CIBA_MC_2020 chromosome 9, CIBA_Mcephalus_1.1, whole genome shotgun sequence window:
- the ppp5c gene encoding serine/threonine-protein phosphatase 5: protein MAHVSEDGSEKKMAEGGNDAELLKEKANKYFKDKDYENAIKYYSEALELNPSNAIYYSNRSLAYLRTECYGYALADATKALEIDKNYIKGYYRRATSNMALGKFKAALKDYETVVRVRPNDKDARMKYQECNKIVKQKAFERAIASDEIKKSVVDSLDIESMTIEDDYVGPKLEDGKVTLKFMKEMMDWFKDQKKLHRKCAYQILVQVKDVLSKLPSLVEITLKETEKITICGDTHGQYYDLLNIFKLNGLPSETNPYLFNGDFVDRGSFSVEVILTLFGFKLLHPNHFHLLRGNHETDNMNQMYGFEGEVKAKYTAQMFQLFSEVFQWLPLAQCINNKVLVMHGGLFSEDGVTLEDLRKIDRNRQPPDSGPMCDLLWSDPQPQNGRSISKRGVSCQFGPDVTERFLEQNKLDFIVRSHEVKAEGYEVTHSGKCITVFSAPNYCDQMGNKGAYIHLRASDLKPEFHQFTAVPHPNVKPMAYANTLMQLGMM from the exons ATGGCGCACGTATCGGAAGACGGCAGTGAGAAGAAGATGGCGGAGGGAGGTAACGATGCGGAGCTACTCAAGGAGAAGGCGAATAAGTACTTTAAAG acaaAGACTATGAAAATGCTATCAAGTACTACTCAGAAGCGTTGGAGCTCAATCCATCCAATGCCATCTACTACAGCAACCGAAGCCTGGCGTACCTGCGCACAGAGTGCTACGGTTATGCCCTGGCGGACGCCACGAAGGCCCTGGAGATAGACAAGAACTACATCAAGGGGTATTACCGCCGTGCCACTTCCAACATGGCACTGGGCAAGTTCAAAGCCGCGCTTAAGGACTACGAGACG GTAGTGAGGGTTCGACCGAACGACAAGGACGCGAGGATGAAGTATCAGGAATGTAACAAGATTGTGAAACAGAAGGCGTTTGAAAGAGCCATCGCCAGCGATGAGATAAAAAAATCTGTCGTTGACTCTCTGGACATCGAAAGCATGA CGATCGAGGACGACTATGTGGGGCCCAAACTCGAAGACGGGAAGGTCACATTAAAGTTCATGAAGGAGATGATGGACTGGTTCAAAGACCAGAAGAAACTGCACAGAAAATGTGCTTATCAG ATTTTGGTGCAGGTTAAAGATGTTCTATCAAAGCTACCGAGTCTTGTTGAAATCACATTAAAAGAG acagaaaaaataactaTATGTGGTGACACCCACGGACAATACTACGATCTCCTCAACATCTTCAAGCTGAACGGGTTACCTTCGGAGACCAACCCTTAC CTGTTCAATGGCGACTTTGTGGATCGCGGCTCTTTCTCTGTTGAAGTCATTCTTACCCTTTTCGGCTTCAAGCTGCTCCACCCCAACCACTTCCACTTGCTTAGAG GAAACCATGAGACGGACAACATGAACCAGATGTATGGATTTGAAGGGGAGGTCAAAGCTAAGTACACGGCCCAGATGTTCCAGCTTTTCAGTGAGGTCTTCCAGTGGCTGCCTCTCGCACAGTGTATCAACAACAAAGTACTG GTTATGCACGGGGGACTGTTCAGTGAAGACGGTGTCACATTGGAGGACCTCAGGAAGATTGACAGGAATAGACAGCCTCCAGACTCAG GTCCCATGTGTGACCTCCTCTGGTCGGATCCACAGCCTCAG AACGGCCGGTCGATCAGCAAGCGAGGAGTGAGCTGCCAGTTCGGGCCAGATGTGACGGAACGCTTCCTGGAGCAGAACAAGCTGGACTTCATCGTGCGTAGTCATGAGGTCAAAGCCGAGGGTTACGAGGTCACTCACTCAGGGAAGTGCATCACCGTGTTCTCGGCACCCAACTACTG tGATCAGATGGGAAACAAAGGAGCATATATCCACCTCAGGGCATCAGATCTCAAGCCAGAATTTCACCAGTTCACTGCTGTG CCTCATCCGAATGTCAAGCCCATGGCGTATGCCAACACGCTAATGCAGTTGGGGATGATGTAG
- the LOC125013328 gene encoding THAP domain-containing protein 5-like, with protein MPKYCSVPNCRNDSGGGGTDRKSFYKFPLQDPVRLQQWLRNMGRENWTPSRHQYICHEHFAPSCFKVRWGIRYLENDAVPTVFQEAEKRKAATDHSEMKPKRLRVNSSQSTVASDDRTTAFDAVEMQNMMHTVHLYEIAVDPSQHGEMSLVESGDAAGYDCSLQTGLDPLAAVDGAETRINVPLTLFQTVDDLGDGGGSSEEVVVMSECSAGEGQDELVSGITAAILTQGHRLVVNDPTLGCSDEAVASGLAEDVTYTTEELSDVHRGHGTQVIAYFQTIPSVFPSDASPRFTFSPDTVLSSALSSKPITSTLPIVSKHATPSPTVVLNVERLDSEGGEGDEGKSEEEDTEQQDQQLEEHCYHKNSLSKEQLEAIVAELQKKVKVLQQRHRRHLEKLLGLENVVSQLRQNNLLNEERLQLLERAYIQTSAAASHPGETVAIIYEEDDVAYLCTPLNDSEEKL; from the exons ATGCCCAAATATTGTTCGGTCCCGAACTGCAGGAATGACTCCGGAGGCGGCGGCACCGACAGGAAAAGCTTCTACAA GTTTCCTCTCCAGGACCCGGTCCGGCTGCAGCAGTGGCTGAGGAACATGGGCCGTGAGAACTGGACTCCCTCTCGACACCAGTACATTTGCCATGAACATTTTGCACCTTCCTGCTTCAAGGTGCGATGGGGGATCCGTTACCTCGAGAACGACGCCGTGCCCACAGTCTTCCAGGAGGCTGAG aAAAGGAAAGCGGCCACGGATCACAGTGAGATGAAGCCGAAGCGGCTGAGGGTGAACAGCAGTCAAAGCACCGTCGCGTCGGATGACAGGACCACGGCTTTTGACGCCGTAGAGATGCAGAACATGATGCACACGGTTCATCTGTACGAGATCGCTGTCGACCCATCGCAACACGGAGAAATGAGCTTGGTGGAGTCCGGTGACGCTGCAGGATATGACTGCTCTCTCCAGACCGGCCTGGACCCGCTGGCAGCCGTGGACGGAGCTGAGACGAGAATAAACGTCCCTTTAACTTTATTCCAGACGGTAGATGATCTCGGTGACGGCGGAGGGAGCtcggaggaggtggtggtgatgtctgaatgttctgctggtgAAGGGCAGGATGAGCTTGTGAGTGGAATCACCGCTGCCATTTTAACTCAGGGTCACAGGCTGGTGGTGAACGACCCCACACTTGGCTGTTCAGATGAAGCCGTGGCCTCTGGTTTAGCTGAAGATGTGACTTATACCACAGAAGAGTTGTCAGATGTCCACAGAGGCCATGGGACCCAGGTCATCGCCTACTTCCAGACGATTCCAAGTGTTTTCCCCAGTGACGCATCTCCCAGGTTCACCTTCTCCCCTGATACGGTCCTGTCCTCCGCCCTGAGCTCCAAGCCCATCACATCCACCCTGCCTATAGTGTCCAAGCACGCTACACCCTCCCCCACTGTGGTCCTCAATGTGGAAAGACTGGACTCGGAGGGGGGCGAGGGAGACGAGGGCAAGTCCGAGGAAGAGGACACCGAGCAGCAAGATCAACAGCTGGAGGAACACTG TTACCACAAGAACAGTCTGAGcaaggagcagctggaggcgATTGTGGCCGAGCTACAGAAAAAGGTGAAGGTGCTGCAGCAGCGCCACCGTCGACACCTGGAGAAACTCTTAGGACTGGAGAACGTGGTCAGTCAGCTGAGGCAAAACAACCTGCTGAACGAGGAGCGGCTGCAGCTTCTTGAGAGG GCCTATATACAGACCAGTGCGGCGGCGTCACATCCCGGTGAGACCGTGGCCATCATCTACGAAGAGGACGACGTTGCGTACTTGTGCACTCCACTGAACGACTCGGAGGAAAAGCTGTGA